DNA sequence from the Chthonomonadales bacterium genome:
ACGGTGGTCATCAACGGCCAGTCGATCACGGTGGCGGGCTCCGACACCGTGCAGTCGCTGCTCAACAAGATCAACAACCTCTCGGGCGTCACCGGGGTCACGGCGGACTTCAGCGGCGCCAGCGGCTCCGGCGCGATCGTGCTTAAGCAGCAGAACTACGGCGGCAACTTCCGCATCGTGGAGGCGGAGAGCGCCAACCTGGTCATGGGCTCCGCCAACGCCACCAACGTGGCCGGACTCAACGCCACCGTCACCGTCAGCGCCCAGGTCCTTCAGAACGGCGCCACCACGACGCTCACCGCCACGTTCACCGGCGGCCGCTCGGCGACCGACTCGGGTCTCCGGGTGACCGACACCTACGGCAACAGCATCCTGCTGACGGAGGCGGGCAACAAGACCACGGCCAACATCACGGTGGCAACGGTCACGGCGGGCGCGCTCCAGTTCCAGATCGGCGCCAACTCCGGCCAGCTCGTCTCGACCTCGCTCGGCAACGTGCAGACGGCCAACCTGGGCACAACCAGCATCGCGGGCGTCTCGCTCAAAAGCATCGATGTGACCACCGCTACGGGCGCCGCCAACGCCCTGGAGGCCATCGACGAGTCGATCCGGCAGGTGTCGGTGCTGCGCGCGCAGTTGGGCGCCTTCCAGAGGAACACGCTGGAGAGCACGGTGCGGTCCCTGGGCGTCGGGGTGGAGAACCTCTCGGCCTCCGAGTCGCAGATCCGCGACACGAACGTGGCCCAGGAGGTGGTCCAGCTCACCAAGAACCAGATCCTCCAGCAGGCGGGCACCTCGGTGCTCGCGCAGGCCAACCAGGCCCCGCAACAGGTGCTCTCGCTCCTGAGAGGGTAGCCGACCGAACACTCGATGACATCCGGCCCGGCCGCCGCTCCACGCGGCGGCCGGGCCCACCGCAATAGGTAACGCATATGGGTACGAGCGGTATAAACTTCTCTGGAGTCGGTAGCGGGATCGACACCGAGAGCATCATCGACCAGCTCATGAAGTTGCATGAGCGGCCGATCACGGCCCTGCAAACGCGTCAGTCGGAACTGAAGAGGCAGCAGATCGCCGTCAGCCAGGTCTCCGGCCTGGTCAGCGCGCTGCAGGCCGCCGCCGGCACACTGGACGCCGCCTCCGGCTTCTCTCTCGTCTCCGGCACGTCGAGCGACCCTTCGGCCGCCACCATCACGACGGCCGCCGGCGCGCAGCCTGGCGCCCACGCGCTCAAGGTGCTCGAGCTCGCGCAGACGCACCGCATCGGCTCGACCCCCCAGGCGAGCCAGACCGATCCGCTCGGGGTGAGCGGCCAGATCCTCGTGAACGACAAAGCCGTCAGCATCGGCGCGTCCGATACGCTCCAGACCATCGCGGCAAGCATTAACGCGGCGAACGCCGGGGTCGCCGCCTCGGTCGTCTCGACATCGGCCACCGCCAACGTGCTCGTCCTGTCGTCGACGCGCTCGGGCGCCGCGAGCGCCGTACGAGTGTCGGACGTGGGCGCCGGCACCCTCGCCAGCGGCGCGCTCGGCCTCGTGGGCGGCGCGGCCGTAATCGCGGACCCGGTGGGGAATGGGGCGGCTTCGGCCCTGTTTGCCGACAGCGCAACCTCCATCGGCACGCTACTCGGCCTGGCGTCGCCGCAAGCTGGCACGTTTCAGATCGACGGCGTCGACGTCAGCGTCGACTTCGGCACCGACTCGCTGAGCATGATCGCCGCCAGGATCAGCGCGGCCGGAATCGCGGGTGTCACCGCCAGCGTCGCCGCCGTCAAGGACCCGGTGTCGGGCATCGGCAAGATGCAGTTGACGATCACCGGCGCGTCCACGCCGACGTTCACCGACTCGCAGAACCTGCTCGCCAACCTGGGCATCGTCGGCCAGAACCCCACCAACGAGCTCGTGGCCGCCCGCGACGCCAGCTTCGAGCTGGACGGGCTCGCCATCACCCGCGACTCCAACACCGTCACCGACGTGCTCGCGGGCGCCACCCTCAACTTGCTGAAGGACACCGGCGCGCCGACGACGCAGCTCACGGTCAGCGCCGACCTTGAGACGATCCAGTCGAACGTCGGCCGCTTCGTGGACGCCTACAACCAGCTTGCCTCGGCCGTCGGCAACCTGAGCGTATTTGATCCTCAGACGCTCAGCACGGGCCCGCTCTTCGGCGATGTCACCATCCAGAACACGCTGAACGTGGCCACAGACATCCTGACCGGCGCCATTCCGGGGCTCACCGGCAGCACCTCGCTGCTCTCGCAGATCGGCATCAAGCTGGACGAGACCGGGCAACTCCGGGTCGACGACGCCGCCCTCGCGGCGGCGCTGTCGAAGGACACCGGCGCGGTCGCGCGGATCTTCCAGGCTTCCGGCGTCACCACCGATACCGGCGTCAGCTTCATCTCCTCGACCGACAAGACCCAGCCCGGCGGCTCCGGCGGCTATGCCGTCGCGGTCACGCGCCTGGCGACTCGCGCCAGCCTGACCGCCGGCATGGCGCACACCGCCGACGACAACCCCGACGTGGAGGTGCTGAACTTCGAGGGCGAGCAATTTGGCGCCAGCGGCCACACGATCGTGCTGCGAGCCAACAGCACGATCGACGACATCGCTTCTCAGATCAACGCGGACGCCGGCCTGGCGAAGTACGTCACGGCCACGGTCGCCGGCGGAAGCCTCGCGCTCACCGCGACCGACTACGGCTCGGCCTACAGCTTCTCGGTGCGCTCCACCCAGCCGGCCGCCGCCAACAACAGCGGCATCGGCAACACGGAGGTGCAGGCGCAGGGCCTCGACGTCGCGGGAACCATCAACGGCGAGGTGGCAACGGGCAAGGGTCAGTACCTGACGGGCGCCTCCGGGAACGCTACCACCGATGGGCTGCAGCTTCGGATCACCTCCACGACGACGGGGTCGCTCGGCACGGTGAGCTACACGCGCGGCGTAGCGCGGCAGACCAGGGACTTCGCTCAGACCGCCACCGACTACGTCGCCGGCACGCTGACGAAGTACTCGAACGACATCGGGGAGCAGGTGAGCGCCATCGACGACGACATCGCCGCCATGCGCGAGCGCCTGGCCGCCGAGAAGACGCGCCTTCGCAGGCTCTTCGCGGCGATGGACTCCGCGGTCGCGAACATCAAGGCGGCCGGCAGTGGCCTCAGCGGGCTGATGCCGGCCTCCGCGTTCACGTCGCCACAGTAAGAGGCCGCCCGGGCGGCACGACCAGCGACAGGACCTCTCCCGATATGGCAGTAGCCACGGCATACCGTCAGGCACGCGAGTACCAGCGCACCCAGATCGAGAGCGCGCGCCCGACTCAGCTTGTCCTGATGCTGTACGATGGGGCCGTCCGGTTCCTCTGCTCCGCGCGCGAGCGGATGGCGGCCCATGATCTGGAGGGCCAGCACACGGGTCTCGTGAAGGCTCAAAACGTCGTCGCCTATCTGATGGGGTCGCTTGACCACGGCCGGGGCGGCGAGGTGGCGGGGAACCTGCTCCGCGTCTACACCTACATGTACGAGCGGCTCGTGGAGGCCAACCTGCGCGACGCGTCGGAGCCCGTCGACGAGGTGATCGCCATGCTTCGCGATCTGCGTAGCAGTTGGGAGGAGATCGACCGGCAGCATGCCCGGAGCGCGACGGTCGGTGAGGAAGTCCGTGCCGCCTGAACAGGACCCGCGCGCCATCGCGCGCATGAGGCAGCTGGCCGCCGAGGTGCGCTCCGCTGTGGGCGTCGGCGACGTGGAGGCGGTGTGCCGCGCAGCGGCCCTGCTCCCCGACGCCGTTGAGGCGGCGCGCCGCGAGGTAGGCGCCGGCGCTCCGGGGCTCCAGGAGGCGGCGGCGGAGCTCCACGCGGCCAATGACGCCGCCGAGGCTTTCCTCCGGGAGCAGATGCGGAGGGTGTCGGCCCGCCTCTCCGAGATCGGGTCCGGGGGGCGGGCCACGTCGGCCTATACACGGCGTGGCGGCGGGCGCATGGTGGACGGACGCCTGTAGGCCGCGACCGAGGCGGCCACTTCGGCGGAACCCCGCGGGCCCGCCATCGGCGCCGCGCGATCGGCAGGGAAGCGCCGATCGGCGGCGAACACCTCCACGCGGCCCGCGAGACGGGCGCCCGGCACTCGCCGGAGAGGAGGATCGCCGCACGATGATGACCGACAGAGAGCGCTTCATCGCGTCGATGGAGTACACCCCGTGCGATCGGCGCCCCAACCACGAGCTCGGCGTGTGGCCGCAGACCGCGGTTCGGTGGCATCAGGAGTCCGCGCGCGCGTCCGACGCGTTCACGTGGAACTGGTTCCACGGTGAGGATGCACTGTGCCTGGATCGGCGCGAGTACATCCCCGTCAACTACGGGTTCATCCCTACCTTTCCCCACGAGGTGCTGGAGGAGACCGATGAGTACGAGGTCGTGCGCAACGGGCTCGGCGTGGTGACGCGAGCGCTGAAGGCCGGCACGGTGGGCGGCGGCCGGATGTGCATGGACCAGTACCTGGACTTCCCGGTGAAGCGCCCCGAGGACTTTCCCGACATCCGCCGCCGCCTGGAGGCGGCGATCTCGACCCGCTACCCGGCGGACCTCGAGGCCCGGATCGCCGGATGGGAGGCGCGCACCTGCCCCCTCGTCCTGGGCGAGAACTGCGCCGCCAACGGGTTCTACTGGCGCGCGCGGGAGTTCATGGGCACCGAGGCGCTCTCTTACGCCTGGTACGACTACCCGGCGCTGATGCACGAGATGATGGAGTTCTTCGCCGACTTCATCATTGAGACAAGCCGGCCGGTCCTGGATCGGGTGTCGGTGGACTACTTCACGCTCAACGAGGACCTGTCAATGAAGAACGGCCCGCTCCTCAGCCCGGAATCGTATCGCCGGTTCGTGCTACCGCACCTTCGGCGCATGGTGGCGTTCATGAAGGGGCACGGCGTGCGGTACTTCGCCTTGGACACAGACGGCGACCCGACTCCGATCGTGCCGCTCATGATGGATGCCGGCGTCGACGTGCTGTGGCCGATCGAGCGGGCGTCCAACATTGGCCCGGTCGAGCTGCGCCGGCGCTTCGGGCGCTCGCTCCGGCTGTGGGGCGGGGTGGACAAGCGCGAGATCGCGCGCGGGCCCGAGGCCATCCGGGCACATCTGCGTGAGCTGATCCCCCTCGTCGAGGAGGGCGGCTACATCCCGACGGTCGACCATACCGTTCCGCCGGACATCTCCTGGGACAACTTCCGCTACTACATGGATGCCAAGCGGGCCCTCCTCGCCGGCGACGGGGCCGCCCTGTAGCTGCCGCCGCTCAGCGTGCGCCGGCCCGTGCCGCGCGCAGCTTCGCGTTGGCCGCCTCGATCGCGTCCAGCTGGTAGGCGCGAGGCCCGCCTGGCGCAACGCCGAACGTGTCGTCACCGGGACGGTCGAAGACCCAGAGCGCCGCGAAGGGCACGCGCTGGTCGACGATGACGTCCAGCATCCGGGCGAACCGGTCACGGATCTCGGGCGTGGGAGGCCCGGGCACCCCAAACTCGCCCACGAAGAGCGGCTTGCGGGCGCGCCGGGCGATCCGCATGGCCTCGGGGATGCGCTCGAAGTCGTCGTAGGCGTGCACACAGAGAGTGTCGGTCGGGTCCGGATTGTCGCCGCGCAGCATCTCCTCGCGCTGCTCGGGCAAGTCGTCGGCCCAGTCGTGCGTGTGGAGCTGGTGCCAGGCGGTGGGCCGGGGGAAGCCATTGCCGGTGATCACGACGCGGTCGAGGTCGAGTGCCCGGACGCTGCGGCCGAACTCGCGGAAGGCGGTGCGAATCATCGCGTGCGTCAGGTCGTCGCGTCCGCTGCGCGAGGTCGGCGTTCCCAGCTCGGGATGCACGCCGGGGCGGTGCTCGGATGCGTTCGGGAGGTCGGCCGACAGGTTGTACTCGTTGCCGAACTCCCAACCCCAGATGGCGGGCGACCTGCGGTAGCGGCTGACTACCTCGCGCGTGTAGATCCGCATGAAGGCGATCGTCTTGCTGTGCGGGTTGCCCCACTGGTCGCACGGCTCGCCGACCAGGTCCGGCACGGTGCTCGCGTTCCAGAACAGGCTCGGGATGAGGCCGACGCCCTCGCGCTCAGCCGTGCGCACGACTGCGTCCAGCCGCTGGAAGTAGGCCGGGCGATCCTCCATGTAGAGCTTCATCTCGGACGGCCAGAAGCCTCCGCACATGAACCGGACGAAGGGGATCTTGCGGGCGGCAAGCTCGCGGAAGCCCTGCCGGTAGCTGGTGTCGTCTTCCCTGATGAGCGTCCGGTAGAAGCAGTCGAAGTAGTTGACCCCGATGCCCACGAAGGGCCTGCCGCCGCGCGTGAGCACGCCGTCGCGCACCACCAGGCCCGCCGGCGCGGCGAGCGCCGACGCCGCCGCCAACAGCAGTAGCGCGGCACTACCGAATGCACCGAGCAAGCGCGTCATCGTTCCTCCTCGCGGGGTGGGAGCCCGTGCCGCCCCCGTGACTCTCGGGGCGGGCAACGGCGCGCTCGATCGCGCGCCGGGCGTCGGACCGGCCGGCTCACAGGATATAGCGGCTGAGGTCCTCGCCGCGCGAGAGATCCTCCAGACGCTCCCGAACGAAGGCGCCGTCAACGGTGACGTGAGGGCTATCCACGTCCGGCGCCTCGAACGACAGGTCCTCCAGCAGCCTCTCGAGCACCGTATGCAGGCGGCGCGCGCCGATGTTCTCGGCGTTCTGGTTTACCCGCGCGGCGATGCGCGAGATCTCGCCGACGGCCTCCTCGGTGAACTCCAGCGTGACGCCCTCGGTCGCGAGCAACTCCGCGTACTGGCGCACCAGGGCGTTGCGCGGCTCGGTGAGGATGCGGCGGAAGTCCTCCTCGGTGAGGCTCTCCAGTTCGACTCGAATCGGCAACCGGCCCTGCAACTCGGGGATCAGGTCGGCCGGTTTGGAGACGTGGAAGGCGCCGGCGGCGATGAAGAGCACGTGGTCGGTGCGGACCGGGCCGAACTTGGTGGCGACGGTGGAGCCCTCGATGATGGGCAGGAGGTCGCGCTGGACGCCCTCGCGCGACACGTCCGGCCCGGCGCCGCCCTCGCGGCCGGCGATCTTGTCCAGTTCGTCCAGGAAGATGATTCCGGTCTCCTCGGCGCGGTGCACGGCGTCGCGCACGAGCGCGTCCTGGTCGATCATCGCGCGGGCCTCCTCCTGCGTGAGGATCTGGCGTGCCTCGCGGACGGTGACCGAGCGCTGCTTACGGCCGCGGTTCATCAGACTGCCGAAGGCATTCTGGAGGTCCGCCATGGCCATCTCCTCCATGCCCTGCGGCGAGAAGACCTGCAGGAAGGGTGAGTGGCTCTGCTCGACCTCGATGCTGACCTTCTCCTCGTCCTTCAGGCCGGAGGCCACCTGCTCGCGGAGCCGCTTGCGGATGCGCTCCTCGCGCTGGCGCAGGCTCACCTCCTCCTCGCCTTCCTCCGCCCCTTCCTCGACGGGCGCCTCGGCGCTCTGCTTCCCGCCGAAGAAGCTGCCCATGGCCTGCCGAAACAGGTCGGCGCTGTCGCGATCTTCGCCCCGCCGGCGTCCGCGGCGGCGGCGCGGCGGATGCAGGAGGTCGACGATGCGCGCGATGGCGCGGTTCTCGGCTTCGGCGCGCACCTCGGCCACCTTCTCGGCCTCCACCATGCGCACCGCCGTCTGCACCAGGTCGCGGACCATTGAGTCGACGTCGCGGCCCACATAGCCGACCTCGGTGAACTTGGTCGCCTCGATCTTGATGAACGGCGCCCTGGCCAGTGCGGCCAGGCGGCGCGCGATCTCGGTCTTGCCCACGCCGGTCGGCCCGATCATCAGTATGTTCTTGGGGATGATCTCCTCGCGCATCTCCTCTGGCAGGCGGCGCCTCCGGTAGCGGTTGCGCAGGGCGATCGCCACCGCGCGCTTGGCCGCCGTCTGTCCGACGATGTATTTGTCTAGCTCCGCGACGATCTGGCGCGGGGTGAGATCATCCATCAAGTGAACGACGCGGGGCCCGTCGCCTTGGGGCGGCAGGTGGAGCGTCCGCCCGCTCAGGCAGACAAGGGCGCGAAGCGGCCTGCCCGAGGGGGCACGTTCGAGTGCGCCTGTCTGCCGTTCAGAGCCCCGAGTCTACTCCTTTCGTCTGACTGTCCGTTTATGCATCAGGTCCCGCCATGGGCGATCGGCTCTCCCGACCTGGCGAAGGGCCTCCGGCGGTCTACTGCTCGCCGCCCCTTGTTCGACATGGTGGACGCGACCGCCGCCGCCAGCCGGATCCTCCTCGCCGCCACCCACGCGCATCTGGCCAACGCGAACGCCAGCACCACGATGGCCGCGGGATCGTGCTCGCGTGGCTCGACGCTCAGGCGGCAAGCTCCACGATGCGCGCCGCGGCCTCCTGCATGGTGGCGGCAGGGACCAGGTTGGTGGCACGGAGCATCTCGGCGCCCTCCGCGGCGCGCGTGCCGGCGAGCCGCACCACCATCGGCACGCGGATGTCCATCTGCTCGGTGGCCGCGAGCACTCCGCGCGCCACCTCGTCGCCCCGCGTGATGCCGCCGAAGATGTTGAACAGGACGCCTCTCACATTGGGATCCATCAGCACGATCTCGAGCGCGTTGCGCACGAGGTCGGCACGGGCGCCCCCGCCGATGTCCAGGAAGTCGGCGGCACGGCCGCCCGCGCGCGCCACCTCGTCGAGCGTGGCCATCACGAGGCCGGCGCCGTTGCCGATGACCCCGATGTGGCCGCCCAAGCGCACGTACTGGATGCCGCGCCGGTGCGCCTCGGCCTCGATCGGGTCATCCTCGCTCTCTTCCTTATACGCCTCCAACTCGGGATGGCGGTACAGCGCGTTGTCGTCGACGGTCACCTTGGCGTCGGCGGCCAGCAAGCGGCCGTCGGCGGTCACTGCGAGCGGGTTAACCTCGAGCAGGGAGGCGTCGGCGCGGATGAAGGCATCGAACAGGCGGGGCAGAAGGGGAACGGCCTGCCGGAGCGTGTCGGCCGGGAGGCCGGCCTCGAAGCAGAGCTGGCGGACCTGGTAGTCGCGCAGCCCGAGAGCCGGATCGATGACGGCGCGGGCGATGGCTTGCGGGTGCTCCTCGGCCACGGCCTCGATGTCCATGCCGCCCATCGCGCTCAGGATCAGCACGTTGCGCTGCGAGGCACGGTCGGGCAGGATGCCCAGGTAGAGTTCGCGCGCGATCTTGATCGGTTCCTCGGCCAGGAGGCGCTCGACGCGCACGCCCTGCGGCGCCTGGGCGGTCTTCAGCAGCATGCCGAGCATCTCGGAGGCGAGGGAGGCGGCGTGGTCGGGGCTCTCGGCGATCCGGATGCCGCCGCCCTTGCCGCGACCGCCCACGTGCACCTGCGCCTTCAGCACGGCGCGGCCTCCCAGTCGCTCCGCCGCGGCTCGCGCCTCCTCCGGCGTCGTCGCGGTGCCGCCACTGCGCGGTACGGGCACCCCCTGGCGCGCCAGCATCTCCTTCGCCTGATACTCGTGTAGCTTCACGGCCCCCTCCACCTGGCGTTTGACCACCCTCATGATAGCCGGTCGAGCCAACGCCGGTCAAGGATGGCTCGGGCACCGCCAGCGCCCGGCGGCCGCACGGCCCGCGAATCCGCCCTGAAGAGCGCCGCCTCGCCTGCCAACAATGCCGGTAGCCGGCCCGCGCATGCGGGCCAGGCGCGGCGCGGCCCACCGCGGAGCGGCGCGCCCCTCTTCTCAGCAGGACAGGCCAACGTGCTGGACCGACTTCTGAACACCCCGGCCATGCTGACGGCGCGCGGCGCGCTTACCGGCATGGCGGCGCGCCATGCCGCCCTGGCCGACAATCTGGCCAACGTCAACACCCCGGGCTACAAGCGCAAGGAGGTGCCGTTCGAGGCGGCGCTCTCGGGCGCCGTCCAGGCGCGGCTTCGCGCCAGAGATCGTGGCGCGCGGATCGAGGAGAGGCCCTTTCGGCCGGTCGTGGCGCGCGACACGCTGACGATGGGCCGGGAGGACGGCAACAACGTGGACGTCGAGCGGGAATTGGTGCAGCTCACGGACAACGCAACTCGCTACCAGACCGTTACGCAGTGCGTGAGCATGATGTTCGCCGGGCTCAAGCTCGTCATCAACGGCGGACGCTAGGCGGTCGCGGCGCGGGCGGCCTCCCGGCGCGGCCCCCAAACCTGGAGTGATCTATGAGCATCTCGCGTTCGCTGGAGATCGCGGCATCCGGCCTCACGGCCCAGCGCGTCCGCATGGACACCATCGCGGGCAACATAGCCAACATCAACACGACCCGTACCGCCGACGGCCAACCCTACCGGCGGCGGGTGGCGGTACTCCAGGCGCAGGGGGGCGGCTTCGCTGGGGCGTTCGGACGGGC
Encoded proteins:
- the fliD gene encoding flagellar filament capping protein FliD, with amino-acid sequence MGTSGINFSGVGSGIDTESIIDQLMKLHERPITALQTRQSELKRQQIAVSQVSGLVSALQAAAGTLDAASGFSLVSGTSSDPSAATITTAAGAQPGAHALKVLELAQTHRIGSTPQASQTDPLGVSGQILVNDKAVSIGASDTLQTIAASINAANAGVAASVVSTSATANVLVLSSTRSGAASAVRVSDVGAGTLASGALGLVGGAAVIADPVGNGAASALFADSATSIGTLLGLASPQAGTFQIDGVDVSVDFGTDSLSMIAARISAAGIAGVTASVAAVKDPVSGIGKMQLTITGASTPTFTDSQNLLANLGIVGQNPTNELVAARDASFELDGLAITRDSNTVTDVLAGATLNLLKDTGAPTTQLTVSADLETIQSNVGRFVDAYNQLASAVGNLSVFDPQTLSTGPLFGDVTIQNTLNVATDILTGAIPGLTGSTSLLSQIGIKLDETGQLRVDDAALAAALSKDTGAVARIFQASGVTTDTGVSFISSTDKTQPGGSGGYAVAVTRLATRASLTAGMAHTADDNPDVEVLNFEGEQFGASGHTIVLRANSTIDDIASQINADAGLAKYVTATVAGGSLALTATDYGSAYSFSVRSTQPAAANNSGIGNTEVQAQGLDVAGTINGEVATGKGQYLTGASGNATTDGLQLRITSTTTGSLGTVSYTRGVARQTRDFAQTATDYVAGTLTKYSNDIGEQVSAIDDDIAAMRERLAAEKTRLRRLFAAMDSAVANIKAAGSGLSGLMPASAFTSPQ
- the fliS gene encoding flagellar export chaperone FliS; the encoded protein is MAVATAYRQAREYQRTQIESARPTQLVLMLYDGAVRFLCSARERMAAHDLEGQHTGLVKAQNVVAYLMGSLDHGRGGEVAGNLLRVYTYMYERLVEANLRDASEPVDEVIAMLRDLRSSWEEIDRQHARSATVGEEVRAA
- a CDS encoding cellulase family glycosylhydrolase; its protein translation is MTRLLGAFGSAALLLLAAASALAAPAGLVVRDGVLTRGGRPFVGIGVNYFDCFYRTLIREDDTSYRQGFRELAARKIPFVRFMCGGFWPSEMKLYMEDRPAYFQRLDAVVRTAEREGVGLIPSLFWNASTVPDLVGEPCDQWGNPHSKTIAFMRIYTREVVSRYRRSPAIWGWEFGNEYNLSADLPNASEHRPGVHPELGTPTSRSGRDDLTHAMIRTAFREFGRSVRALDLDRVVITGNGFPRPTAWHQLHTHDWADDLPEQREEMLRGDNPDPTDTLCVHAYDDFERIPEAMRIARRARKPLFVGEFGVPGPPTPEIRDRFARMLDVIVDQRVPFAALWVFDRPGDDTFGVAPGGPRAYQLDAIEAANAKLRAARAGAR
- the hslU gene encoding ATP-dependent protease ATPase subunit HslU, with the translated sequence MDDLTPRQIVAELDKYIVGQTAAKRAVAIALRNRYRRRRLPEEMREEIIPKNILMIGPTGVGKTEIARRLAALARAPFIKIEATKFTEVGYVGRDVDSMVRDLVQTAVRMVEAEKVAEVRAEAENRAIARIVDLLHPPRRRRGRRRGEDRDSADLFRQAMGSFFGGKQSAEAPVEEGAEEGEEEVSLRQREERIRKRLREQVASGLKDEEKVSIEVEQSHSPFLQVFSPQGMEEMAMADLQNAFGSLMNRGRKQRSVTVREARQILTQEEARAMIDQDALVRDAVHRAEETGIIFLDELDKIAGREGGAGPDVSREGVQRDLLPIIEGSTVATKFGPVRTDHVLFIAAGAFHVSKPADLIPELQGRLPIRVELESLTEEDFRRILTEPRNALVRQYAELLATEGVTLEFTEEAVGEISRIAARVNQNAENIGARRLHTVLERLLEDLSFEAPDVDSPHVTVDGAFVRERLEDLSRGEDLSRYIL
- the sucC gene encoding ADP-forming succinate--CoA ligase subunit beta; protein product: MKLHEYQAKEMLARQGVPVPRSGGTATTPEEARAAAERLGGRAVLKAQVHVGGRGKGGGIRIAESPDHAASLASEMLGMLLKTAQAPQGVRVERLLAEEPIKIARELYLGILPDRASQRNVLILSAMGGMDIEAVAEEHPQAIARAVIDPALGLRDYQVRQLCFEAGLPADTLRQAVPLLPRLFDAFIRADASLLEVNPLAVTADGRLLAADAKVTVDDNALYRHPELEAYKEESEDDPIEAEAHRRGIQYVRLGGHIGVIGNGAGLVMATLDEVARAGGRAADFLDIGGGARADLVRNALEIVLMDPNVRGVLFNIFGGITRGDEVARGVLAATEQMDIRVPMVVRLAGTRAAEGAEMLRATNLVPAATMQEAAARIVELAA
- the flgB gene encoding flagellar basal body rod protein FlgB, translating into MLDRLLNTPAMLTARGALTGMAARHAALADNLANVNTPGYKRKEVPFEAALSGAVQARLRARDRGARIEERPFRPVVARDTLTMGREDGNNVDVERELVQLTDNATRYQTVTQCVSMMFAGLKLVINGGR